TTGCGCCGTTGCGGGCGCCGGCTTCTTCGCGGCGGGACGCGCCGACGTTTCGCCAGCCGGACGCGCCGGCTTGTGCAGCGTGCCCTTCGCTTCAGCGGGCTTGGCCGCCTCGACGGGCTTCGGTGCCGGTTCCGGCGCCTTCACCTGCGCCTTGCGCGGCGTGTTCATCATTTCGCGGATCGCGCGCGCTTCGGCTTCGGCCTTGGCGCGGCGCTTTGCGATTTCTTCCTGTTCGAGGCGCGTCTTCTCGGCCTGCTCGCGTGCAGCGTCTTCAGCCTTCTTCGCCGCTTCGCGCTGCGCTGCGCGCTCGGCCGCCGCGCGCTCTTCGTCCTGCGACGACGCACGTTCCTGCTCGGCCTGCTCGCGAGCTGCCGCTTCGGCTACCGCCGCCGCGCGCTTCTTCGCCGCTTCCTCTTCGGCGCGGCGACGCTCCGCCTCGGCCGCCTGTTCGCGTGCCTGACGCTCGGCTTCTTCGGCTGCGAGACGGTCCTGGCGCTCCTTCAGCTCCTGGGCCTGCTTCTCGAGCAGCTCCGCCTCGTGACGCGCTTCTTCCTCGCGACGCTGAAGTTCGAGTTCTTCCGCTGCGACCACATTGTTCGATGCTTCCGCGCCTTGCTCGACGGCTTCGTCACGGCGGACGAACGTACGCTTCTTGCGCACCTCGACCTGAATGGTACGAGCTTTACCCGTCGCGTCGGACTGCTTGATCTCCGACGTATGCCGCTTGGTCAGCGTGATCTTGCGCTTGTCGGCATCGTTCGAGCCGTGTGACTTGCGCAAGTGGTCAAGCAGACGCGCCTTGTCCGTTTCGGACAAGGCATCGTCCTCACTCGCTTTCTGAACACCCGCTGCGTGCAACTGCTCGAGCAGCACGCCTGCAGGCATCTTCAGTTCCGCGGCAAATTGGGCTACGTTGTTACTCGCCATTCATTCCTCTTAATGCAAGGACCAATTCCTTGCGGTTAGCATCGGGTCATGCAGCCTTACGGCCGCGATCAGGTCAGTGGTTCATGGTCTTGGATCTCATTGAAACCAGTGTTCACGGGCCTTCATAATCAACGCCTTGGCGGCGTCTTCATTCATGCCGGTCATCTCGACCAGCTCGTCGACGGCCAGTTCTGCCAGCTCGTCGCGTGTATGGATCTGATGTTCAGCCAGCTTCGCGAACAGCTCGTCGTCCATACCGTCGAGACTCTTCAGGTCGAGTGCAACGCCTTCGACCTTCTCCTCGTTCGCAATCGCCATCGTCAGCAGGGCATCACGAGCGCGGTTACGCAGTTCGTGAACCGTGTCTTCGTCGAATGCTTCGATTTCGAGCATCTCGTTGAGCGGCACGTAGGCAATCTCTTCGAGACTCGTGAAACCTTCGTCGATCAGGATGTCGGCGACTTCTTCGTCGACATCGAGACGCGCCATGAACAGGTCGCGCAGTACGCTGCGTTCCTGGTTCTGCTTTTGCGCAGACTCGTCCGGCGTCATGATGTTGATCTGCCAGCCGGTCAGTTCGCTGGCAAGACGCACGTTCTGGCCGCTGCGGCCGATGGCGACGGCCAGTTCGTTTTCGTCGACGACGACGTCCATCGAATGCTTTTCTTCATCGACGACGATCGACTGGACGGCTGCCGGCGCGAGCGCGCCGATCACAAACTGGGCGGGATCTTCCGACCATAGCACGATGTCGACGTTTTCGCCACCGAGCTCGTTACGCACGGCCTGCACGCGCGAGCCGCGAATGCCGACGCAGGTGCCGATGGGATCGATGCGCTTGTCGTAGGCGACCACGCCGATCTTCGCACGCACGCCTGGATCTCGCGCCGCCGCCTTGATTTCCAGCAGGCCCTGCTCGATTTCCGGCACTTCCATTTCGAAGAGCTTCATCAGGAACTCGGGCGCCGTGCGCGACAGTTCGATCTGCGGACCGCGCGCGGTGCGATCGACCTTGCCGATGTAGGCGCGCACACGGTCGCCGACGCGCAGGTTTTCCTTCGGAATCAGCTGGTCGCGGCGCAGCAGCGCTTCGACACGGCCCGATTCGACGATGAAGTTGCCCTTGTCGAGACGCTTGACGGTGCCCGTCATGATGCTTTCGCCGCGCTCGAGGAAATCGTTCAGGATCTGCTCGCGTTCCGCGTCGCGCACCTTCTGCAGGATCACCTGCTTGGCAGCCTGCGCGCCGATACGGCCGAATTCGATGGACGG
This is a stretch of genomic DNA from Paraburkholderia caribensis. It encodes these proteins:
- the nusA gene encoding transcription termination factor NusA, with the translated sequence MSREVLMLVDALAREKNVDKDVVFAALEAALASASKKLFDEDADIRVHIDRESGEHETFRRWKVVPDEAGLQEPDQEILLFEAREQKADAQIDDFLEEPVPSIEFGRIGAQAAKQVILQKVRDAEREQILNDFLERGESIMTGTVKRLDKGNFIVESGRVEALLRRDQLIPKENLRVGDRVRAYIGKVDRTARGPQIELSRTAPEFLMKLFEMEVPEIEQGLLEIKAAARDPGVRAKIGVVAYDKRIDPIGTCVGIRGSRVQAVRNELGGENVDIVLWSEDPAQFVIGALAPAAVQSIVVDEEKHSMDVVVDENELAVAIGRSGQNVRLASELTGWQINIMTPDESAQKQNQERSVLRDLFMARLDVDEEVADILIDEGFTSLEEIAYVPLNEMLEIEAFDEDTVHELRNRARDALLTMAIANEEKVEGVALDLKSLDGMDDELFAKLAEHQIHTRDELAELAVDELVEMTGMNEDAAKALIMKAREHWFQ